A part of Saliniradius amylolyticus genomic DNA contains:
- a CDS encoding aspartate-semialdehyde dehydrogenase yields MSRAFDVAVLGATGLVGQHMIEILEERQFPINKLYPLASARSAGGKVTFKGEEITVQDADKFDWSQVQLGFFSAGGSVSEKFAPIAAEAGCVVIDNTSQFRYDPDVPLVVPEVNPEALAEFRNRNIIANPNCSTIQMLVALKPIHDALHISRINVATYQSVSGSGKSAMEELAKQTADLLSGREAKVEAYDRQIAFNAIPHIDVFQDNDYTKEEMKMHWETQKIFADDAILVNATAVRVPVFYGHGEAVHLETHQPVDIEQVKSLLRQAPGVVLMENREDFPTQVGDASGKDEVFVGRVRADYTHPHGLNLWVVSDNVRKGAATNSVQIAEVLIRDYL; encoded by the coding sequence ATGTCCCGTGCCTTTGATGTAGCTGTGCTGGGCGCTACCGGTCTGGTAGGTCAGCATATGATTGAAATTTTGGAAGAGCGTCAATTTCCCATTAACAAGCTCTATCCTCTAGCCAGCGCTCGCTCTGCGGGTGGTAAGGTGACCTTCAAAGGCGAAGAGATTACCGTACAGGACGCGGATAAATTTGACTGGAGTCAGGTTCAACTGGGCTTTTTCTCCGCGGGTGGCAGTGTTTCAGAAAAGTTTGCGCCTATCGCGGCAGAGGCAGGCTGTGTGGTGATCGATAATACCTCACAGTTCCGTTACGACCCGGATGTTCCATTGGTGGTTCCAGAAGTGAATCCTGAGGCGTTGGCGGAGTTTCGCAATCGTAATATTATTGCCAACCCGAACTGCTCTACCATTCAGATGCTGGTCGCATTGAAGCCGATTCACGATGCGCTGCATATCAGCCGGATTAACGTGGCCACCTACCAGTCGGTTTCCGGTTCAGGAAAGTCGGCGATGGAAGAGCTGGCCAAGCAGACTGCGGACTTGCTCAGTGGCCGGGAGGCCAAGGTGGAAGCTTATGATCGGCAGATTGCCTTCAACGCGATACCTCACATCGATGTATTCCAGGATAATGACTACACCAAGGAAGAGATGAAGATGCACTGGGAAACCCAGAAAATCTTCGCCGATGATGCCATTTTGGTAAATGCTACGGCCGTTCGGGTACCGGTGTTTTACGGTCATGGCGAGGCGGTGCACCTGGAAACCCATCAACCGGTGGATATTGAGCAGGTCAAATCGCTACTGCGCCAGGCTCCGGGTGTTGTGTTAATGGAAAATCGGGAAGACTTTCCGACTCAGGTCGGTGATGCCAGTGGTAAAGACGAGGTATTTGTTGGCCGGGTGCGTGCGGACTATACCCATCCTCATGGACTCAATTTATGGGTGGTATCGGATAATGTGCGCAAAGGTGCCGCCACTAACAGTGTCCAGATTGCCGAAGTCCTTATTCGCGACTACCTGTAA